CAAAGTGTAATGAAGTAACTATTTTGGATATACGCCCAAAAGAAGAATTTAATTCTGGTCATTTACCCAATGCAATTAACATTCTTCCTGATGAAATAAATGAGCGAATTAACAACCTTAAAAAAAATAAAGAGATTATAGCGTACTGTAGAGGACCATATTGCTTATATGCTTATGATGCAATCAAAGCATTGAGAGACCAAGGCTTTAGAGCGAAACGTTTAGAATATGGTTTTCCAGAATGGAAAGCTGCTGGTCATCCGGTACAACAAAATTTAATACAAGGAGAATAAAATGTTTTTAATTCAAAGACAGATTCCAAGCGACGCCTCTTCACTTGCATATTTATATGAATGTGGTGGAAAAGGAAAAGCCATTGCAGTTGATGTTCACCAAGAAGGTGTGGACTGGTTTATTGAGCAAGCTAAAATTAAGGAAGTTGAGATTAACACTGTTATTGACACGCATATTCACGCTGACCATGTCTCAGGTGGTCGTGAATTAGCAAATAAATGTGGTGGCGCCTATAAGTGTGGGATATAGGTAGTTTTGAAAAGTAGAGAAACTTAAAATTTGAGTAAATCCTTTTAAGTGTAAAGACTTTCAGAGATTAGAAACAATCAAGTTTTAAGTTTGTTTTGAAAAATAATTGTTAGTTTCGATACTTTTTTGTATAAAAAAAGTAGCAGTTAATTAATTAATAAATATCTATTAAACATCAATTAATCGCTAATTTTATTACTTTAGTAATTGGTAATTATCAATTCTACAAATTTCTTACCTTCTTTTTTTCTACTAGGTGTATATTTCAGTTCAGTAGTACTAATATTGAATTCAGAAAATATGTCCCTCATTTCTTTGCAATCATTCAACATGATAATCATCTTACCTTTAATTGTCCGTGCAAACTTATGACCTTCTATTCTGTCACCAAATAAGTGCTTTTGCAAATAAAAAAACCGAACAGAACGATGAATATCAGTCGACGCTTTCCTCCTATCCATAGGATGATTGGTTTATGCATTATCTTTACTCCTATATAATGACACACCTCTGTGATCGCAGGGGCGGGTCTTGGTCATAATTGCATAAGAGTGATTATACGGTTTTGGCGTTTGATTGTTGTTTCAGCAACAGTCATTCACCCGTCTTAATAGAATTTATTCAAATACTACCATTCAGTAAGCATAGAATCTTCAAACTCTACATCTTTTAAATATTTCTTATATTCTTTATCAGTCATGTTTTTAAGATGTTCCGATGGTTGATTTTTAACGTCTCTTGCTGAAAAATTATTTAAAACAAAAAAATCTTTGCCAACATTGTAATCCCAGCCAGTGTCAATGCCCACTGGCACTTTGCCGTAGACTTCACCAGTTTGCGTGTTGATGCGTTCGGTTTTTTCAATTTTTGGATGTTTACTGAT
This Abyssogena phaseoliformis symbiont OG214 DNA region includes the following protein-coding sequences:
- a CDS encoding MBL fold metallo-hydrolase, which gives rise to MFLIQRQIPSDASSLAYLYECGGKGKAIAVDVHQEGVDWFIEQAKIKEVEINTVIDTHIHADHVSGGRELANKCGGAYKCGI